Proteins found in one Choristoneura fumiferana chromosome 16, NRCan_CFum_1, whole genome shotgun sequence genomic segment:
- the LOC141436653 gene encoding uncharacterized protein isoform X2: MGMSRCYSLMKCLLILLNIVFLCIGVSACGFAVWALWSGAAGAGGAEGAAARAALCALAAWGGALALGAAAALAGAARDAASLLAAAFALLALAGVAEAAAASWGAAHLPQLRRALAARLHAAVHHDYGPLPVPTQFIDAIQTDLECCGASGARDWQGSAWSRAQAAAEAGAEAGAGAGEGAAADALDLSISAPSAFYHVPPSCCVAEAGVDPASGAAACAAARRVPAASSSAPGLHPAACAPRVLAALEEGARLPLALGAALLALHAAALLLALALCLRARPAPRYKA, from the exons ATGGGCATGTCGCGCTGCTACTCGTTGATGAAATGTTTGCTGATTCTGttaaatatcgttttcctg TGCATAGGCGTGTCGGCGTGCGGGTTCGCGGTGTGGGCGCTGTggtcgggcgcggcgggcgcggggggcgcggagggggcggcggcgcgcgcggcgctgtGCGCGCTGGCGGCGTGGGGCGGCGCGCTGGCGctgggcgcggcggcggcgctggcgggcgcggcgcgggacGCGGCCTCGCTGCTGGCGGCGGCGTTCGCGCTGCTGGCGCTGGCGGGCGTGGCGGAGGCGGCGGCCGCCAGCTGGGGCGCGGCGCACCTGCCGCAGCTGCGCCGCGCGCTCGCCGCCCGACTGCACGCCGCCGTGCACCACGACTACGGCCCGCTGCCGGTGCCCACGCAGTTCATCGACGCCATACAGACCGAC CTGGAGTGTTGCGGCGCGAGCGGCGCGCGCGACTGGCAGGGTTCGGCATGGTCGCGCGCACAGGCGGCAGCGGAGGCGGGCGCggaggcgggcgcgggcgcgggcgaggGAGCGGCGGCGGATGCGCTCGACCTCTCCATCTCCGCACCCTCCGCCTTCTACCACGTGCCGCCGTCCTGCTGCGTC GCGGAAGCGGGCGTGGACCCGGCGAGTGGTGCGGCGGcgtgcgcggcggcgcggcgcgtgcCGGCCGCCTCCAGCTCGGCGCCCGGCCTGCACCCCGCCGCCTGCGCGCCGCGCGTGCTCGCCGCGCTCGAG GAAGGTGCGCGGCTGCCGCTGGCGCTGGGCGCGGCGCTGCTGGCGCTGCACGCGGCCGCGCTGCTGCTGGCGCTGGCGCTGTGTCTGCgcgcgcgccccgcgccgcgctACAAGGCGTAG
- the LOC141436653 gene encoding uncharacterized protein isoform X1 — protein sequence MGMSRCYSLMKCLLILLNIVFLCIGVSACGFAVWALWSGAAGAGGAEGAAARAALCALAAWGGALALGAAAALAGAARDAASLLAAAFALLALAGVAEAAAASWGAAHLPQLRRALAARLHAAVHHDYGPLPVPTQFIDAIQTDLECCGASGARDWQGSAWSRAQAAAEAGAEAGAGAGEGAAADALDLSISAPSAFYHVPPSCCVQAEAGVDPASGAAACAAARRVPAASSSAPGLHPAACAPRVLAALEEGARLPLALGAALLALHAAALLLALALCLRARPAPRYKA from the exons ATGGGCATGTCGCGCTGCTACTCGTTGATGAAATGTTTGCTGATTCTGttaaatatcgttttcctg TGCATAGGCGTGTCGGCGTGCGGGTTCGCGGTGTGGGCGCTGTggtcgggcgcggcgggcgcggggggcgcggagggggcggcggcgcgcgcggcgctgtGCGCGCTGGCGGCGTGGGGCGGCGCGCTGGCGctgggcgcggcggcggcgctggcgggcgcggcgcgggacGCGGCCTCGCTGCTGGCGGCGGCGTTCGCGCTGCTGGCGCTGGCGGGCGTGGCGGAGGCGGCGGCCGCCAGCTGGGGCGCGGCGCACCTGCCGCAGCTGCGCCGCGCGCTCGCCGCCCGACTGCACGCCGCCGTGCACCACGACTACGGCCCGCTGCCGGTGCCCACGCAGTTCATCGACGCCATACAGACCGAC CTGGAGTGTTGCGGCGCGAGCGGCGCGCGCGACTGGCAGGGTTCGGCATGGTCGCGCGCACAGGCGGCAGCGGAGGCGGGCGCggaggcgggcgcgggcgcgggcgaggGAGCGGCGGCGGATGCGCTCGACCTCTCCATCTCCGCACCCTCCGCCTTCTACCACGTGCCGCCGTCCTGCTGCGTC CAGGCGGAAGCGGGCGTGGACCCGGCGAGTGGTGCGGCGGcgtgcgcggcggcgcggcgcgtgcCGGCCGCCTCCAGCTCGGCGCCCGGCCTGCACCCCGCCGCCTGCGCGCCGCGCGTGCTCGCCGCGCTCGAG GAAGGTGCGCGGCTGCCGCTGGCGCTGGGCGCGGCGCTGCTGGCGCTGCACGCGGCCGCGCTGCTGCTGGCGCTGGCGCTGTGTCTGCgcgcgcgccccgcgccgcgctACAAGGCGTAG